The genomic region AACCTTTGAAATGGACAACCTGAAAAAATGGTACAAGAATTATTCTGGATGTCATAGTAAATAGAAAACATATTCAGCAATGTTACACATCATGCACATTTATTGAATTAGTATACTCCTGCACAAATGATCCATATTTGCATGCTGACAAACTGATCATCAATCGGAGCAtagcttataacaaaagaaagCACCATGGATCCACAATGCACAGTATTATTGCAGTTTCTAGAAATTTATTTGAATTATAAATGACATATGAGAGAAAAGGTAACGGTGAACCAAATCTTCCTAGTTTTTACATATATGTTAGCAGCATGCATTCATGTGTAAGGAGCCTGTAGAATACTATTTTCTATTAATATTAGGCCACAATTTATTTCCATGAAGAAAAAGAGCAAAACACTGACCAATTAAATGTGCATGTTGGCGAGCGAAGAGAAAAGGTAAcggtgatccaaattctgaaccGGTAAGCCGCATGAGGCGCACCCCGTCGGGACGCTGCAGTACAACTCGCCGGAGCTGCTCGACGGCAACTGGTGCTACGGCCCGGCCGTCGACATGTGGGGCCTTGGCTGCGTAATGGCTGAGCTCCTGACTGCTGAGACCCTATTCGATCTGGAGACACGGGAGGAGATGCTCGACGAGATGTCCAAGCTTCGAGATCAGATGGCCTCCGCGGCAGGGAAGCTTGATCCGGAGTGCTTGGCGCATCTGCCTGAGGGCGGGCGTGATGTGCTAACAGGCCTGCTGGCCTTCCGCCCAGATGAGAGGCGCACCGGACGCGGCGGGCTGCCAGACGGAGCGGGAGGTGGCGGCTTGGGGTGGCAGAGCGCGACTGGGGGTGGGAGAGGAGGAACGACATGGAGGCGGCGTGGGTTGTCGCCGCCATGGTGGGCAAGCTGGCGGCGGCGGAGTGGGATTAGGGGAGGAGACTGGTGAGTGACGCAGATGGAGGTGGATCAGCGGAATCCGCGGCGGTCGTACCGAATCCGCGGCGGCCGTGTGGCGCGCGCGGGCGTTGCGGTTGCTGGCGCGGTTGTTCCGCGGGCGTAGGGAGGCGGCCGAGCGGCGCCATGGCTGGCTGCGTGGGAGCGGAATCCACGGCGGTCGTACCGAATCCGCGGCGCGCGTGCGGAATCCATGGCTTGCGGCGCGCGGGGGAGGCAGTTGCTGGCGCGCGGGCGTTgcgggagcgggggcagtctacactgtccccttaatagttagtagagatacgCTACCAAAACATTTCACATTTTTTTTGTGTAATCTCTCAACAGTCTTAAAGGTATGG from Zea mays cultivar B73 chromosome 6, Zm-B73-REFERENCE-NAM-5.0, whole genome shotgun sequence harbors:
- the LOC103631288 gene encoding putative cyclin-dependent kinase F-2 encodes the protein GKPHEAHPVGTLQYNSPELLDGNWCYGPAVDMWGLGCVMAELLTAETLFDLETREEMLDEMSKLRDQMASAAGKLDPECLAHLPEGGRDVLTGLLAFRPDERRTGRGGLPDGAGGGGLGWQSATGGGRGGTTWRRRGLSPPWWASWRRRSGIRGGDW